A part of Arachis hypogaea cultivar Tifrunner chromosome 12, arahy.Tifrunner.gnm2.J5K5, whole genome shotgun sequence genomic DNA contains:
- the LOC112727477 gene encoding probable inactive shikimate kinase like 1, chloroplastic — MEKASNSLVTHMNTTLSLPLHSHLLSAVSSHQTFSHHAHKSCLPLRASPPFLYYSTRGPPSLNCANPDATGSKVGAVDSSLAVKKQAADVSPELKGTSIFLVGMQNSLKTSLGKMLADMLRYYYFDSDSLVEEAVGGAPAAKSFREKDEMALHESETEVLKQLSSMGRLVVCAGNGAVQSSTNLALLRHGISLWIDVPLDIMARDVCEASSSGSYPEVTDQLAALYNKYRDGYATADAIISVQKVASRLGCDNFDDITIEEMTLEALREIQKLTRVKKMLEEAARPF, encoded by the exons ATGGAGAAGGCTAGCAACAGTCTTGTTACCCACATGAACACCACACTCTCTTTACCACTTCATTCTCATCTTTTATCAGCAGTTTCTTCTCACCAAACCTTCTCACATCACGCCCACAAAAGCTGCCTCCCACTTCGAGCTTCGCCTCCTTTTCTTTATTATTCCACCCGCGGCCCACCTTCCCTCAATTGCGCAAATCCCGATG CTACAGGGAGTAAGGTGGGTGCTGTGGATTCATCTCTTGCAGTGAAG AAACAAGCAGCAGATGTATCCCCCGAGCTAAAAGGGACTTCTATTTTTCTGGTTG GCATGCAAAATTCCCTGAAAACCAGTTTAGGAAAGATGCTAGCTGATATGTTACGATATTATTATTTTGACAG TGATAGTTTGGTTGAAGAAGCTGTTGGTGGTGCACCTGCTGCAAAATCCTTTAGAGAGAAAGATGAAATGGCCTTACATGAATCTGAG ACTGAAGTGTTGAAGCAATTGTCATCTATGGGCCGACTAGTAGTTTGTGCTGGCAACGGTGCAGTTCAAAGTTCAACTAATCT GGCACTTCTGAGACACGGGATTTCCTTGTGGATAGATGTTCCGCTAGACATCATGGCTAGGGATGTATGTGAAGCATCATCATCAGGATCTTACCCTGAG GTAACAGATCAACTAGCTGCACTATACAACAAATACAGGGATGGATATGCTACAGCTGATGCAATTATTTCAGTTCAAA AAGTTGCTTCTAGGTTGGGGTGTGATAATTTTGATGACATTACAATCGAAGAGATGACATTAGAG